In Hwangdonia lutea, a single window of DNA contains:
- a CDS encoding DUF3108 domain-containing protein, producing the protein MVYRYLLVLCLLSFSLNAQNNAIAAGEKLVYTATYNMSGILTDIAKVTMETSSVKTAKATLLRLKCTAATYSKWDNFFKIRDLYESYVSPKSLTPYLYKRDINEGNYYKFMKYTFSHKTNTVKSQLKKKNNYEENKGIAINPGTTDIVTTLYKVRLLDFKNMPVGTSKSLTVIFDRAEFNAQITYLGKENLSTDIGNKTCYKIAIGSSGTDVLKGKNSNFLWLTADENKIPVYGKFKIPVGNGELKITSATGLKH; encoded by the coding sequence ATGGTTTATAGATATCTATTGGTGTTGTGTCTTCTGTCTTTCAGTTTAAACGCACAAAACAATGCCATTGCAGCCGGAGAAAAACTAGTTTATACCGCTACCTATAATATGTCCGGTATTTTAACCGATATTGCCAAGGTAACCATGGAAACCAGCAGTGTAAAAACTGCAAAAGCTACCTTACTCAGGTTGAAATGCACAGCGGCAACATACAGTAAATGGGACAATTTTTTTAAAATTAGAGACCTGTACGAAAGCTATGTTAGTCCAAAATCATTAACACCCTATTTGTACAAACGCGATATTAATGAAGGTAACTATTATAAGTTCATGAAATATACGTTTAGCCACAAAACAAATACGGTTAAATCGCAATTAAAAAAGAAAAACAACTACGAAGAAAATAAGGGTATTGCTATAAACCCGGGCACAACAGACATTGTTACCACGTTATATAAAGTGCGGTTATTAGATTTTAAAAACATGCCCGTTGGAACCAGCAAATCGTTAACGGTTATTTTTGACAGAGCAGAGTTTAATGCCCAAATAACTTATCTGGGTAAAGAAAACCTATCTACCGATATTGGAAATAAAACCTGCTACAAGATAGCTATCGGTTCTAGCGGTACTGATGTACTAAAAGGCAAAAACAGTAACTTTTTATGGCTTACGGCCGACGAAAATAAAATCCCCGTTTACGGAAAATTTAAAATTCCTGTGGGGAATGGTGAATTAAAAATAACATCTGCTACTGGTTTAAAACATTAA
- a CDS encoding FUSC family protein gives MKKIFTILAIIASVLAVILAVLPLSNLAIIPSIIALVCGIVAFYLSKKTGEVKKIIQFTFLLTIIALAISTYKSLFNTNEVVNTETLDNKEIKSEEEAIEELNELDINDIEIEDISVDE, from the coding sequence ATGAAAAAAATATTTACAATTTTAGCTATTATAGCCTCGGTTTTAGCCGTTATACTAGCTGTTTTGCCTCTTTCAAATTTAGCCATAATACCGTCCATTATCGCACTGGTTTGTGGAATTGTTGCCTTTTATCTTTCAAAAAAAACAGGCGAGGTAAAAAAAATTATTCAATTTACCTTTTTACTAACCATAATTGCGCTGGCCATTTCTACATATAAATCTTTATTTAATACCAATGAGGTAGTCAATACAGAGACTTTGGATAACAAAGAAATAAAATCTGAAGAAGAAGCCATTGAAGAGTTAAACGAGTTGGATATTAATGATATTGAAATTGAAGATATTAGCGTTGACGAATAA
- a CDS encoding M28 family peptidase — MKTFCILFTFTLVGACATTKYSTKIENLKANIKLADSTLVVNYANTISEKELSTHLYQFASDDFKGRKVGEAGQKKAAQFLKSYYQNENIASPLGGSNYYQTVPSSFLSNEIKASENVMAYVKGAENAEEVIIISAHLDHLGVSDSGEIHNGADDDGSGNVAIMEIAQAFNLAKKDGHAPKRSLLFIHFTAEEIGKRGSQFYTQNPVFPIENTVANLNIDMIGRVDDAHLTNKNYIYLIGSDRLSKELHYTSEKVNDAYFDMNLDYTYNVEGQRNNYYKRSDHYSFAEHDVPVIFYFNGEHDDYHEVTDTPEKIDYNLLETRTKLIFATAWQLANQEHRIANDDNSIFLK, encoded by the coding sequence ATGAAAACTTTTTGCATACTTTTTACTTTTACACTTGTAGGGGCCTGTGCCACAACCAAATACTCCACTAAAATTGAAAACCTTAAAGCCAATATAAAACTTGCCGATAGTACCCTGGTTGTTAATTACGCCAATACCATTTCGGAAAAAGAATTGAGCACCCATTTGTATCAGTTTGCGTCGGATGACTTTAAAGGCAGGAAAGTAGGTGAAGCGGGCCAGAAAAAAGCGGCTCAGTTTCTCAAATCCTATTATCAAAATGAAAATATCGCATCTCCTTTAGGCGGTTCCAACTACTACCAAACTGTACCATCAAGTTTTTTATCCAATGAGATTAAAGCGTCAGAAAACGTGATGGCATACGTTAAGGGTGCAGAAAACGCCGAAGAAGTCATTATTATCTCTGCACATCTCGATCATTTAGGTGTTTCAGATAGCGGTGAAATACATAATGGCGCCGACGATGATGGCTCTGGAAATGTAGCTATCATGGAAATTGCCCAAGCTTTTAATTTAGCAAAAAAAGATGGCCATGCGCCCAAAAGAAGCTTGTTGTTTATTCATTTTACAGCCGAAGAAATAGGTAAAAGAGGCTCTCAGTTTTACACGCAAAACCCTGTATTCCCAATAGAAAACACCGTTGCAAACCTCAATATAGATATGATTGGTCGAGTTGACGATGCGCATTTAACCAATAAAAACTACATCTATTTAATAGGCTCAGATCGATTAAGTAAGGAATTGCATTATACCTCAGAAAAAGTGAATGACGCTTATTTCGACATGAATTTAGATTATACATATAATGTTGAAGGACAAAGAAACAATTACTACAAACGATCGGACCATTACAGCTTTGCAGAACACGATGTTCCCGTTATTTTCTATTTTAACGGTGAACACGACGACTATCACGAAGTTACCGATACACCCGAAAAAATAGACTATAACTTACTTGAAACCCGCACCAAACTCATTTTTGCAACTGCGTGGCAATTGGCAAATCAAGAGCATCGCATTGCCAATGACGACAACAGTATTTTCTTAAAATAA